The following are encoded together in the Variovorax sp. PBS-H4 genome:
- the fumC gene encoding class II fumarate hydratase — protein sequence MAISVPTRIERDTFGPIEVPADKLWGAQTQRSLQNFDISGERQPREIIKALAQVKRASALVNHALGLQDEKKTHAIVAAADEVIAGQHGDEFPLVVWQTGSGTQTNMNVNEVLANRASELLGGERGEGRLVHPNDDVNRSQSSNDVFPAAMHVAAVESLTHRLLPAIAQLRETLKKKSEAFADIVKIGRTHLQDATPLTLGQEFSGYVAQLAHGEAHVRAALPHLCELALGGTAVGTGLNAPKGYAEQVAAELAKLAGLPFVTAPNKFEAMASVDALVHAHGALKTLAASMTKIANDVRWLASGPRSGIGELSIPENEPGSSIMPGKVNPTQSEAVTMLAAQVFGNDVAINIGGASGNFELNVFRPMVAHNFLQSVRLLADGMRSFNDHCAVGIEPNRERITELVQRSLMLVTALNTHIGYDKAAFIAKKAHKEGSSLREAAIASGHLTAEQFDQWVVPEKMTGR from the coding sequence CCCACCCGAATCGAACGAGACACCTTCGGCCCCATCGAGGTGCCGGCCGACAAGCTGTGGGGTGCGCAGACCCAGCGCTCGCTGCAGAACTTCGACATCTCCGGCGAGCGGCAGCCGCGAGAGATCATCAAGGCGCTGGCGCAGGTCAAGCGCGCCTCGGCGCTGGTGAACCACGCGCTGGGCCTGCAGGACGAGAAGAAGACGCACGCCATCGTCGCGGCGGCCGACGAGGTGATCGCAGGACAGCACGGCGACGAGTTTCCCCTGGTCGTCTGGCAGACAGGGTCGGGCACGCAGACCAACATGAACGTGAACGAGGTGCTGGCCAACCGCGCCAGCGAGCTGTTGGGTGGCGAGCGCGGCGAGGGGCGCCTCGTGCATCCCAACGACGACGTGAACCGCAGCCAGTCCTCCAACGACGTGTTCCCGGCGGCGATGCACGTGGCGGCCGTCGAGTCGCTCACGCATCGGCTGCTGCCGGCCATTGCGCAGCTGCGCGAGACGCTGAAGAAGAAGTCCGAGGCGTTCGCCGACATCGTGAAGATCGGCCGTACCCACCTGCAGGACGCGACGCCGCTCACGCTGGGCCAGGAGTTCTCGGGCTACGTGGCCCAGCTCGCCCACGGCGAAGCCCATGTGCGTGCCGCGCTGCCGCACTTGTGCGAGCTGGCGCTGGGCGGCACCGCAGTCGGCACCGGGCTCAATGCGCCCAAGGGCTACGCCGAACAGGTGGCAGCCGAGCTCGCCAAGCTCGCGGGCCTGCCTTTCGTCACCGCCCCCAACAAGTTCGAGGCCATGGCGTCTGTCGATGCCTTGGTGCATGCGCATGGCGCGCTCAAGACCCTGGCAGCAAGCATGACCAAGATCGCCAACGACGTGCGCTGGCTTGCCAGCGGGCCGCGCAGCGGCATCGGCGAACTGAGCATTCCCGAGAACGAGCCGGGCTCGTCGATCATGCCCGGCAAGGTCAACCCGACCCAGAGCGAGGCGGTCACGATGCTGGCTGCGCAGGTGTTCGGCAACGATGTCGCGATCAACATCGGCGGCGCCTCGGGCAACTTCGAGCTGAACGTGTTCCGGCCGATGGTGGCCCACAACTTCCTGCAGAGCGTGCGGCTCCTGGCCGATGGCATGCGCAGCTTCAATGACCATTGCGCAGTTGGCATCGAACCCAATCGCGAGCGAATCACGGAGCTGGTGCAACGTTCGCTGATGTTGGTGACGGCGCTCAACACGCACATCGGCTACGACAAGGCGGCCTTCATCGCAAAGAAGGCGCACAAGGAAGGCAGCAGCCTGCGCGAGGCGGCGATTGCCTCGGGTCACCTCACGGCCGAGCAGTTCGACCAGTGGGTGGTGCCTGAGAAGATGACCGGGCGTTGA